ACGACGAAAAGCATTATCTTGATGTCTAATTGATTGCTGTAAAACATCTGAGCTTACATCAGCATACCAAGCTTTAGTTTGTCGCCAAGACGTTGCCAAAGAAGAATGTATTTCAACTGCTGAACGACGAGGGTTAAAAGGTTTGTTTTTTTTGCCTCGCCTTTTACTGGGGTTATCTTCTTTATACAGAAAGAAGGTGATCGATGCAGTTATGTTGAAGCGATTAGAAGAAATATTTGCTGATACCTGCAAGAAGTGGGGCTGTGAATTAAAAGAATTTAACGGGGAAAATAATCATTGTCATCTATTGATAGCAATCAATCCCAAAGCTCAGATAAGTGCTTTTGCTAATAATCTCAAAACAGTCTCATCTCGGCGTATCAGGAAAGAATTTTCCACTAGATGCGGTCAGTTCTATCACCAGCCTGTATTTTGGAAGATAGGCTACTTTGTTTCCTCTATTGGCGGTGCTAATCTAGAGACAGTAAAAAAGTATATCCAACAACAAGATTCCCCTACTCAAAGAGTCGATCGTTCGCGATTCCCCTACACCTAAGCCCTACATCCTTATCGGCGGCTTTTTTAAGGCGGCTTTTCTGTGACCAAGGACTTGTCCGCAGGTAGCTTCCCACCCAACCTCGACAGTTCTTACGAAAGTTGCTCGCCCTCGACAGTACATGCGGCTTAAGCCTTTATAAGCCCCGAACCGAACCCGCGCAACGGACTCAGATGCGGACGAAGCGTCCTTTCTCACCGCTTTCCGATTTAAAGTTTTCTAAAATAGCTCGATAATTTGAGCGATTCTTTCGATGGAGATCGCCTGTCTTTCTTTGATATTCCGAAGTGCTTCAGTTTGCTCTGGAGTCATTACTTTCTTAATACTCCTTCTACAATTGCAGATTCAATTCCACTTCTAGACTGATGTTTATACATCAGAGCGATAAATTGGTCTGGGGTAAATTCAACGCAAAAACTGACAGATTCAACTGGCTTAATATCTTGAGGGGAGACTACATAAGAGCCATACCCCAGAATTGAAACATTGAAGTTGCATCCAGTTTCAGTTAGCGCGGTAATAGTTCCAAAACTATGATTGGCTAACTTCAATTTTTCTGATACGCCATCAAAGTTAGATAGCTGCAATTTAATTAGCTGCCCTACCTTGAATTGCTCGATCAATTTCTTATTAGACGTAGTAACTTGATGCACAGCTTCTTTAACTAATGCTGCAGAAGGATTATTGCCCTTGGCTAATTCCACAGCCTTTTTCCATGCTTCAGGTTGTTTTTCTGAAGATACTTTAGCTAATTCTCTGGTAACTCTTCCTGATTAAGGTAT
This DNA window, taken from Pleurocapsa sp. FMAR1, encodes the following:
- the tnpA gene encoding IS200/IS605 family transposase, encoding MLKRLEEIFADTCKKWGCELKEFNGENNHCHLLIAINPKAQISAFANNLKTVSSRRIRKEFSTRCGQFYHQPVFWKIGYFVSSIGGANLETVKKYIQQQDSPTQRVDRSRFPYT